The bacterium nucleotide sequence AGGAAGAGGCTCTTTCGCTTTGCAGCAATCCGTCGGAATTCCGCCAGTTCATTACGGAATAACGGGCTGCGCTTGAATCCGCCGCCGGTTCGGCTTATACTCCGGCGCGGTTGCCATGGTTGAGACTTCGCCTTTCGATTCGATATTCGAGCTTATGCAGTCGGGCGTGTATGTGGTGACGGCCGACGACGGAGAAAAGCGCGGCGGATGCACCGCGGTATGGGTGACCCGCGCCAGTTTCGAGCCGGCGATGATCGCGGTCTTCATCGCTCCCAAGCGCTATACGCACGACGTGATCAAGCGCGCGGGCCATTTCTGTCTGAACATTATCGGAGAACACCACAAAGAGCTTGCCCGCACGTTCGGATTCAAATCGTCCGCGGAAGTGGACAAATTCGCCGGCGTGATTGTGGACAAGGCCAAGACGGGCGCTCCTCTGATCAAGGAAGCGTGCGCGTACATAGATTGCGAGCTTGCGGCCGAGTTTCCGGCGGGCGACCACACGTGCTTCGTCGGCAAGGTGGTCGCGGCGGACCGCAACACCTTCGAGAAGCCGCTTGCCTATTCGAACGAGGATTTCTTCCCCAAGGCCAGCGAGGCGCAGGGCCCCGGCTAGACGCCGAATCCCAGGCTGAATCCCGCGCTCAATGCGCCGTTGTCGTCGAACTCGTCGTATCCCCCCTGGAGTTCGAGCACCGCGTTTTCGGAAAGGCCGAATTTGACCCCGATATGCCCGCCCCATCCGAGGCCGTCAGAATCGCCGAATACGCCGGACAAATGCCCGCCCGCGTAAGTAATCGCGTTGCCTGTGTACCAGACGTGGGTGGCGGTGCCGGTTATCGAATCGGTGTCGGCTTCGGTGACGTGGGTGTACCTGATATCGCCCAGCCAGCGTCCGTTCGGCGATTGGCTGTCGAAGAACTGGTTGTATCCCGCTCCGAGAAGGACGCCCTCGTCTCCGCCGTCGAAATCCACGAGCGCGACCGGGAAGTAGAATCCATACCCCGCGGGCGAAAACACAAGATTGGCCCCCCACAGCCTGTAATCCTCGTTAAACCGCGCGTAAGGCTGAAAGCTGACCGTTTGCGAGCCGGATATTTCCGTGCC carries:
- a CDS encoding flavin reductase produces the protein MVETSPFDSIFELMQSGVYVVTADDGEKRGGCTAVWVTRASFEPAMIAVFIAPKRYTHDVIKRAGHFCLNIIGEHHKELARTFGFKSSAEVDKFAGVIVDKAKTGAPLIKEACAYIDCELAAEFPAGDHTCFVGKVVAADRNTFEKPLAYSNEDFFPKASEAQGPG